The following proteins come from a genomic window of Phycodurus eques isolate BA_2022a chromosome 9, UOR_Pequ_1.1, whole genome shotgun sequence:
- the mtnr1c gene encoding melatonin receptor type 1C, with protein sequence MDLEARGLNGSTCLSRNESGTGLSASAGLSTALASVLIFTIVVDILGNVLVILSVYRNKKLRNAGNIFVVSLSVADLVVALYPYPLVLTAIYHENWIMGDLHCQASAFIMGISVIGSIFNITAIAINRYCYICHSLQYDRVFSLRNTCCYLGLTWAFTAIATVPNFFVGSLQYDPRIYSCTFAQTVSSYYTISVVVIHFLIPLLVVSYCYLRIWVRVIQVKHRVKPEQGAKLKPSDVRNFLTMFMVFVLFAVCWAPLNFIGLAVAINPVKVAPNIPQWLFVTSYFMAYFNSCLNAIIYGLLNQNFQKEYKTILLSLCVPRLLLVETSRCATEGLKSKPSAAVTNNNVAEINV encoded by the exons CTTGTTTGTCCCGGAATGAGAGCGGCACGGGACTGAGCGCCTCGGCCGGACTGTCCACTGCGCTGGCCAGCGTGCTGATATTTACCATCGTGGTCGACATCCTCGGCAACGTACTCGTCATCCTGTCCGTGTACAGGAATAAAAAGCTTAGGAATGCAG GCAACATCTTTGTGGTGAGTCTGTCGGTTGCTGACCTGGTGGTGGCACTGTACCCCTACCCTTTGGTCCTGACAGCCATCTATCACGAAAACTGGATCATGGGGGACCTGCACTGCCAGGCGAGTGCCTTCATCATGGGAATCAGCGTCATCGGCTCCATCTTCAACATCACAGCTATTGCCATCAACCGCTACTGCTACATCTGCCACAGCCTGCAATATGACCGCGTCTTCAGCCTGAGGAACACCTGCTGCTACCTGGGCCTCACCTGGGCTTTCACCGCAATCGCCACGGTGCCCAACTTCTTTGTGGGTTCGTTGCAGTACGATCCTCGCATCTACTCCTGCACCTTTGCCCAGACGGTTAGCTCGTACTACACCATTTCAGTGGTGGTCATCCACTTCCTGATCCCGCTGCTGGTGGTGTCCTACTGCTACTTGAGGATATGGGTGCGGGTGATCCAAGTGAAGCACCGGGTGAAACCGGAGCAAGGGGCCAAACTAAAACCAAGCGACGTGAGGAACTTCCTGACTATGTTTatggtttttgtgttgtttgctgTGTGCTGGGCACCATTGAACTTCATAGGCTTGGCAGTGGCAATAAACCCAGTAAAAGTTGCGCCCAACATACCCCAGTGGCTCTTTGTCACCAGCTACTTCATGGCGTACTTCAACAGCTGCCTCAATGCCATCATATACGGACTACTCAACCAAAACTTTCAAAAAGAATACAAGACGATTCTCCTTTCTCTGTGTGTCCCACGTTTGCTCTTGGTGGAAACCTCCAGATGTGCCACAGAGGGCCTAAAGAGTAAACCCTCAGCTGCTGTAACAAACAATAATGTAGCAGAGATAAATGTATAG